From Coleofasciculus sp. FACHB-T130:
AATTGTCTTCAGCAGACTGTGAAGTACGGGTGAATCTGACTTGAGATAAATGGTGTACTCATGCCCTCCCGTTAGGAGAAGCTGAACTTTTACATCCTGGACGTTAGGCTGCTGTGGAGCCGATTGCATAAACGTTTCCTCTTCGATGTTGAAAAATTGAAGAAACTATCTTTGGGCTTTCTCCCTAGCTTCAGAGCAATTTTAACCAGTCGATGCGATGTATTGACTGGTACCGATACCCAACGGGGTGCAAAAAGCCGAATCATCGCGGTAGATAAATCGCGTAGATAAAAAGAGCGATCGCTTCAACGCTTGCTCACCACCCAGAGTAGTTTATTACTAGAGGGTGCGAAGATAGCAGCATGAAATTTATGAAAATTTTTGTTCCAGGTCGCCTGTGTCTGTTTGGCGAACACAGCGATTGGGCGGGAGACTATCGCCGCATCAATCCGAATTTAGAAAAAGGCTATACGCTGATCGTCGGGACTAATCAGGGGCTTTATGCCGAGGTTAAGCCTCATCCTACTCATCTGATTTTTCACGCTTCCCTGAGTGACGGCACCCGGAAAACGCTGACTCTGCCGATGGACGCCGAGGTTTTGCTTGCCGAAGCTGAAAAAGGTGATTTCTTTAGTTATGCCGCTGGCGTTGCCTACCAATTTGTGGCTCGTTACCGAGTGGACGGACTGGAAATCGACAATTATCTGACAGATTTGCCAGTTAAGAAAGGTCTTTCCTCCAGTGCTGCGCTGTGCGTCCTCGTAGCTCGTGCTTTCAATCGCGTGTATGACTTAAAGATGACCCTCCGAGACGAAATGGAGTTGGCTTATCAGGGGGAGATTACCACGCCTTCTCGCTGCGGACGGATGGATCAAGCGTGTGCTTATGGCGATCGCCCGATCCTGATGGTTTTTGATGGCGATCGCTCGGATGTCGTCGAACTAAAAGTGCCCAAAAATCTATTCTTTGTAATCGTGGATCTCGGTGCTGGAAAAAATACCCAGGAAATACTCAGTAACTTGAATCAGTGTTATCCTTTCGCCTGTAACGAATCCCAAGAGAATGTCCAAAAATATCTTGGCTCCATCAGTTCTCAAATTACTCAAGAAGCAGTTAACGCCTTGCAAAAAGGAGATGCTGAAAAAATTGGTATCTTGATGAAGAAGGCACAAACCGAATTTGATAAGCATCTAATTCCCGTCTGTCCTGAGCAATTAACAGCTCCCATCCTGCATAAAATCCTTGATTATGAACCCATTCAGCCCTACATTTGGGGAGGGAAAGGTGTTGGTTCGCAAGGGGATGGTACAGCACAATTTATCGTTAAAGACGAAGAAAGCCAGCAAAAAGTCATTGAAATTATTGAACGGGATTTTCCTCAAATGCAAGGTTTAAAGCTAACACTTCATGCACGCAAAGTTCGCAAAGCTATCATTCCAGCCGGAGGTTTCGGAACTCGTTTATTTCCAGCTACCAAGGCGGTGAAAAA
This genomic window contains:
- a CDS encoding sugar phosphate nucleotidyltransferase codes for the protein MKIFVPGRLCLFGEHSDWAGDYRRINPNLEKGYTLIVGTNQGLYAEVKPHPTHLIFHASLSDGTRKTLTLPMDAEVLLAEAEKGDFFSYAAGVAYQFVARYRVDGLEIDNYLTDLPVKKGLSSSAALCVLVARAFNRVYDLKMTLRDEMELAYQGEITTPSRCGRMDQACAYGDRPILMVFDGDRSDVVELKVPKNLFFVIVDLGAGKNTQEILSNLNQCYPFACNESQENVQKYLGSISSQITQEAVNALQKGDAEKIGILMKKAQTEFDKHLIPVCPEQLTAPILHKILDYEPIQPYIWGGKGVGSQGDGTAQFIVKDEESQQKVIEIIERDFPQMQGLKLTLHARKVRKAIIPAGGFGTRLFPATKAVKKEFFPIIDREGRAKPVILAIVEEAISAGIEEIGIVVQPGDRALFEEFFKAPPPGELFKKLSPQNQEYSQYLQDLGSKITFLNQDKPEGYGYAVFCAKEWVKDEPFLLMLGDHVYSSDTETSCAGQLLDAYKQVNQSVVSLTTLPEESLYKSGCVTGIWQDSNSILSVTQLAEKPTVEYARQHLRVEGMAEDQFLCIFGLYVLTPKIFEFLENNIQNNFRDEKGEFQLTSCLDQLQQQEGMTGYIVNGKCYDTGLPDPYRQTMIDFRNAGK